The Deinococcus aquaticus genomic interval GCTTACCATTACAGAAGTAATCATTTCTCTTCTCATTTTCTTCCATGCTTTGCATTTTTTGAGTTAATCAAGAAAAGAAATGGAGCGGCCAGAATTCTTGGCTGCAGGATCCAGGATAGATTGCTTATCACGTCAGATCTAAAATACCCGTATTTAAGTATGGTAAAGATCCTAGGTATGTAAGACATGTCAGACATCATATAAAACGACGAGACTTTCGTGTCGCCATTCAAAGAATAGACATCGCAGAACTCTTTTGCCTGAATATATCTCTTCCTGCTGTCTTCGTTGTATGCTCTCCCCTTCAAGCTGTAGTCTTTAATCATTTTTTGCACCCTGTCAGCATAATAATACGCAGAGTTTTTCTGGGTTCCGACCACATTCTTAGAGTGCTGCCTGTATCTTGTCAGAGGCTCTTCAAGGCTAATTATCTTACCGTATTTACAGCATACCAACGCAATCCAGCTATCGTGCATTTCAGCTCCATCTGGTATTGTTGCAACAAGCTTCATTAAACTCTGGTTAATGGCCATTGTGCATCCAGTCACAATGTTCTGAGTCATCAGCAGTCCCAGCCTCTGGCTCCACTTTTTGCTCATTTTTTGGTATTTCCACATCGAATCAGAGATTAAATTCCCCGTCCCATCGATCAGGATTGCATCAGTATGGACTAAAATAGGCATATCTTTCCCGTATTGGGATTCAGACTTTCTGATCTCATTCATTATTACAGAGAATTTGTTAGGTTGCCATATATCATCCTGATCAGCGAAAAACAG includes:
- a CDS encoding glycosyltransferase family 2 protein; the protein is MKDAVKDIDYDSVVVIMATYNAKPYIVEQIDSILCQIGNSRLVIHDDGSTDGTDKILLEYSKADHRVEIIQSPPTGGAKENFCYLMGQVDCEYLFFADQDDIWQPNKFSVIMNEIRKSESQYGKDMPILVHTDAILIDGTGNLISDSMWKYQKMSKKWSQRLGLLMTQNIVTGCTMAINQSLMKLVATIPDGAEMHDSWIALVCCKYGKIISLEEPLTRYRQHSKNVVGTQKNSAYYYADRVQKMIKDYSLKGRAYNEDSRKRYIQAKEFCDVYSLNGDTKVSSFYMMSDMSYIPRIFTILKYGYFRSDVISNLSWILQPRILAAPFLFLINSKNAKHGRK